One segment of Pseudodesulfovibrio sp. 5S69 DNA contains the following:
- a CDS encoding DUF6125 family protein gives MSDSSADKAAELAGVIRQLAAHYGLWLAESVHQLGLDAALTAEGEAGDRLESILRGKLERALGREPGGLLAGVAPAVLDDAAQALRTGWLAADGVWFQAVERMAGMDAAKRVNDTCWARFAPLEARRVKALLKLPENGGITALKAGLAARMYGHLNEWEFVEETEDSIVFRMTDCRVQTARKRRGLADYPCKSGGTTEYAGFAREIDSRLRCECVGCPPDPHPDEWACAWRFTLVEE, from the coding sequence GTGAGCGATTCGAGCGCGGACAAGGCGGCGGAGTTGGCCGGGGTGATCCGGCAGTTGGCGGCGCACTACGGGTTGTGGCTGGCCGAGAGTGTGCACCAGCTCGGGCTGGACGCGGCCCTTACCGCCGAAGGCGAGGCCGGGGACCGTCTGGAGTCGATCCTGCGCGGCAAGCTGGAGCGGGCCCTTGGCAGGGAGCCGGGCGGGCTGCTGGCCGGCGTGGCCCCGGCGGTCCTGGACGATGCGGCCCAGGCGTTGCGCACGGGCTGGCTGGCTGCGGACGGGGTCTGGTTCCAGGCCGTGGAGCGCATGGCGGGCATGGACGCGGCCAAGCGGGTCAACGACACTTGCTGGGCCCGGTTCGCGCCGCTGGAGGCCCGCCGGGTCAAGGCCCTGCTCAAGCTGCCGGAAAACGGCGGGATCACCGCGCTCAAGGCCGGGCTGGCCGCGCGCATGTACGGGCATCTCAATGAGTGGGAGTTCGTCGAGGAGACGGAGGACTCCATCGTTTTCCGCATGACCGACTGCCGGGTGCAGACCGCTCGCAAACGGCGCGGCCTTGCGGATTATCCATGCAAATCCGGTGGCACCACCGAATATGCCGGGTTTGCGCGCGAGATCGATTCCCGGCTGCGCTGCGAGTGCGTGGGCTGCCCGCCGGACCCGCACCCCGACGAATGGGCCTGCGCCTGGCGCTTCACCCTGGTGGAAGAGTAG
- the mutM gene encoding bifunctional DNA-formamidopyrimidine glycosylase/DNA-(apurinic or apyrimidinic site) lyase, with translation MPELPEVEVIARGLNASVTGRTIESVEVPGLTRLSESEETLVPKVLGRTVTRVRRRAKVLLVELDNGSTLAFHLKMTGRVVHGPRRAAEKHDRILFHLDDGSLLSFADMRKFGYVRCFGPGELDCWDFLCKAGPEPLETAPELLAERVTGRNCAIKALLLNQSVVAGVGNIYADESLFRAGINPETRGSRVGRERAVKLFTELRAVLEQAIAENGSSISDYVNAHGDAGAFQNSFNVYGRKGQPCKRCGGTLRAVTVAGRTSTFCPQCQRRR, from the coding sequence ATGCCGGAACTGCCTGAAGTGGAAGTGATTGCGCGCGGGCTGAACGCGTCGGTAACGGGCCGGACCATCGAGTCGGTGGAGGTGCCGGGCCTGACGCGGTTGAGCGAGTCCGAGGAGACCCTGGTGCCCAAGGTGCTGGGCCGTACGGTCACGCGCGTCCGGCGGCGGGCCAAGGTCCTGCTCGTGGAGCTGGACAACGGCTCGACCCTGGCCTTCCACCTGAAGATGACCGGGCGCGTGGTCCACGGGCCCCGGCGCGCGGCGGAGAAACACGACCGCATCCTGTTCCACCTGGACGACGGTTCCTTGTTGTCCTTTGCGGACATGCGCAAGTTCGGCTACGTGCGCTGTTTCGGGCCGGGCGAGTTGGACTGCTGGGATTTCCTGTGCAAGGCCGGGCCCGAGCCGCTGGAGACCGCGCCCGAGCTGCTGGCCGAGCGGGTCACCGGGCGCAACTGCGCCATCAAGGCCCTGTTGCTGAACCAGTCGGTGGTGGCGGGCGTGGGCAACATCTACGCGGACGAATCCCTGTTCCGGGCGGGCATCAATCCCGAGACACGGGGCAGCCGGGTGGGCCGCGAGCGGGCGGTGAAGCTGTTCACCGAATTGCGGGCCGTGCTCGAACAGGCCATTGCCGAAAACGGCAGCTCCATCTCCGACTATGTGAACGCGCACGGCGACGCCGGGGCGTTCCAGAACAGCTTCAACGTGTACGGACGGAAGGGTCAGCCGTGCAAGCGGTGCGGCGGGACGTTGCGCGCCGTGACCGTGGCGGGCCGGACCTCCACCTTCTGCCCCCAGTGCCAACGCAGACGATGA
- a CDS encoding efflux RND transporter periplasmic adaptor subunit gives MRKIILNILSIVLFSAVLAGCGQEPPAAVKRGPGYEPESSAVAERTVLPRLFDAVGTVQAKTDIRVEAQVTGRVLEVLVRPGDRVAKGDKLVVLDSRASNTRLERSRQALASARSQVAQARDALDSAKAAYNKSESTYRRMSTLFEQKVVTAEEVEKAESAYLQAKAALSRAEQGVSGAEAQAREAGKLVQEADIDMGYTTITAQEAGEVAKRLVEPGDLAFPNKALLILHTSGAMHLEAMVREALIGRIRLGDSLSVVITALSDKTPLTGVVQEIEPLADPVTRSFLVKVRLPDRPGLYPGMFGRLLIPLGERETVLVPREAVRHVGQLETVMVKGDGTWQPVYVRTGRTVNGKVEILSGLSGGETVGLSPEGGR, from the coding sequence ATGCGAAAAATAATCCTGAACATATTGTCAATTGTCTTGTTCTCGGCCGTGCTGGCCGGTTGCGGGCAGGAGCCTCCGGCAGCGGTGAAAAGGGGGCCGGGGTACGAGCCCGAATCCTCGGCCGTGGCCGAACGCACGGTCCTGCCGCGCCTGTTCGACGCCGTGGGCACGGTCCAGGCCAAGACCGACATCCGGGTGGAGGCCCAGGTCACGGGCCGCGTGCTGGAAGTGCTCGTCCGGCCCGGCGACCGCGTGGCCAAGGGCGACAAGCTGGTGGTCCTGGACAGCCGCGCCTCCAACACCCGCCTGGAACGCTCCCGCCAGGCCCTGGCCTCGGCCCGCAGCCAGGTTGCCCAGGCGCGCGACGCACTGGATTCGGCCAAGGCCGCCTACAACAAGTCCGAATCCACCTACCGGCGTATGAGCACCCTGTTCGAACAGAAGGTGGTCACCGCCGAGGAAGTGGAAAAGGCCGAGTCCGCCTACCTGCAGGCCAAGGCCGCGCTGAGCCGGGCCGAGCAGGGCGTTTCCGGGGCGGAGGCCCAGGCCCGCGAGGCGGGCAAACTGGTCCAGGAAGCCGACATCGACATGGGCTACACGACCATCACGGCCCAAGAGGCGGGCGAGGTGGCCAAGCGGCTGGTGGAGCCGGGCGACCTGGCCTTTCCCAACAAGGCGCTGCTGATCCTGCACACGAGCGGGGCCATGCACCTGGAGGCCATGGTCCGCGAGGCGCTCATCGGGCGCATCAGGCTCGGCGACTCCCTGTCCGTGGTCATCACCGCCCTGAGCGACAAGACGCCCCTGACCGGCGTGGTCCAGGAGATCGAGCCCCTGGCCGATCCCGTGACCCGCTCCTTCCTGGTCAAGGTCCGGCTGCCCGACCGGCCCGGCCTGTATCCGGGCATGTTCGGCCGGTTGCTGATCCCCCTGGGCGAGCGTGAGACCGTGCTGGTGCCCAGGGAGGCCGTCCGCCACGTGGGCCAGCTTGAGACCGTCATGGTCAAGGGCGACGGCACGTGGCAGCCGGTCTACGTGCGTAC
- a CDS encoding nitroreductase family protein: MITIDARKCTQDGLCVLACPVNIIKMDGGFPEEVDGAADRCIRCGHCVAVCPTGALDNALTPAGEYLPVPDKRPDAEAMENLLVSRRSARSFRKKPVEREQLERLLETARCAPTASNAQKLSWTMIQDPQRLDRVRELSLEWMGTNPARSHYMEAARQGRDVILRDATALAVVHGPARSFWTAIDSTLALTYMELLAATMGLGTCWAGLVTYASTVVPELLPVLGVPEGSKVGGAIMLGHPRLKHRLIPPRDAARVTWL, translated from the coding sequence ATGATCACCATCGATGCCCGGAAATGTACCCAGGATGGGCTCTGCGTCCTGGCCTGTCCCGTGAATATCATCAAGATGGACGGTGGCTTCCCCGAGGAGGTCGACGGGGCCGCCGACCGCTGCATCCGCTGTGGACACTGCGTGGCCGTATGCCCCACGGGCGCCCTGGACAACGCGCTTACGCCCGCCGGGGAGTACCTGCCGGTGCCCGACAAGCGGCCCGACGCCGAGGCCATGGAGAACCTGCTCGTTTCGCGGCGCTCGGCGCGATCCTTCCGCAAGAAGCCGGTCGAGCGGGAGCAGTTGGAACGGCTGCTGGAAACGGCCCGGTGCGCGCCCACGGCGTCCAACGCCCAAAAGCTGTCCTGGACCATGATCCAGGATCCGCAACGGCTCGACCGCGTTCGGGAGCTGTCTCTCGAATGGATGGGCACCAACCCGGCGCGCTCGCACTACATGGAGGCCGCCCGGCAGGGGCGGGACGTGATCCTGCGCGACGCCACCGCTCTGGCCGTAGTGCACGGGCCCGCGCGCTCTTTCTGGACCGCCATCGACTCCACCCTCGCCCTGACCTACATGGAGTTGTTGGCCGCGACCATGGGGCTCGGCACCTGCTGGGCCGGGCTGGTCACATACGCGAGCACGGTCGTTCCGGAACTGCTCCCGGTGCTCGGCGTGCCCGAAGGCAGCAAGGTGGGCGGCGCGATCATGCTCGGGCACCCCCGGCTGAAGCACCGTCTGATCCCGCCCCGGGACGCGGCGCGGGTCACCTGGCTGTAA
- the murJ gene encoding murein biosynthesis integral membrane protein MurJ, producing the protein MSDHGRRIARNAAVVAGATLVSRLLGFVRDIIVAFALGAGLFADAFFVAFRIPNLLRRLFGEGSLTMAFIPIYSRIMEEEGEEAAQAMARSAAAWLAVVLIGITVVVELLARPLTMAIAPGFLDNHEQFAVTVDLVRICFPYVVLICGVALCMGILNSRNHFLAPALAPVALNVSLIGAALFGYFMGYNVAYCMAYGVLVGGAAQWLLQQPFLARTGFSWRGPWSWHNKGVARMGMLMLPTVFGAAVYQLNILLGTLLASFLPVGSVSYLYYADRLVQFPLGVFGIAISTAALPSLSRLAAKGEMAEYDEALSASLGLTLFISLPAAAGLIGLAGPVIGLLFERGAFTPEAVTATANALVAYSVGLPFIALSRPLVAGFYALEDTRTPVKIAVLCLVANIGLGLLLMQSLAHVGLALAVSASSLLNFCLLYVLLSRKRGSSPLPAWAALRMLLLSALIGGGAYISAGWRPWWVLLIPAWVAVYMLLSLALGLKEARLFVDMFRSRVRRKLSGTK; encoded by the coding sequence GTGAGCGATCACGGCAGGCGCATAGCCCGAAACGCGGCGGTGGTGGCTGGGGCCACCCTGGTCTCGCGCCTCCTGGGGTTCGTCAGGGACATCATCGTGGCCTTTGCCCTGGGCGCGGGGCTGTTCGCGGACGCCTTCTTCGTGGCCTTCCGCATCCCGAACCTGCTCCGGCGGCTGTTCGGCGAGGGGTCGCTGACCATGGCCTTCATCCCCATCTACTCCCGGATCATGGAGGAGGAGGGGGAGGAGGCGGCCCAGGCCATGGCTCGGTCGGCCGCGGCCTGGCTGGCCGTGGTGCTCATCGGCATCACCGTGGTTGTGGAGTTGCTGGCCCGCCCGCTGACCATGGCCATCGCGCCGGGATTTTTGGACAACCACGAGCAGTTCGCGGTCACCGTGGATTTGGTGCGCATCTGCTTCCCCTACGTGGTGCTCATCTGCGGGGTGGCCCTGTGCATGGGCATCCTCAACTCGCGCAACCACTTCCTGGCCCCGGCCCTGGCCCCGGTGGCCCTGAACGTCTCGCTCATCGGGGCGGCCCTGTTCGGTTATTTCATGGGCTACAACGTGGCCTACTGCATGGCCTACGGCGTACTCGTCGGCGGTGCGGCCCAGTGGCTGCTGCAACAGCCGTTTCTGGCGCGTACCGGGTTTTCCTGGCGCGGACCGTGGTCCTGGCACAACAAAGGCGTGGCGCGGATGGGCATGCTCATGCTGCCCACGGTCTTCGGCGCGGCCGTGTACCAGTTGAACATCCTGCTCGGCACCCTGCTGGCCTCGTTCCTGCCGGTGGGCTCCGTGTCCTATCTCTATTACGCGGACCGGCTGGTCCAGTTCCCGCTGGGCGTGTTCGGCATCGCCATCAGCACGGCGGCCCTGCCGTCCCTGTCCCGGCTGGCGGCCAAGGGCGAGATGGCGGAGTACGACGAGGCCCTGTCCGCGTCGCTCGGCTTGACCCTGTTCATCAGCCTGCCCGCCGCGGCCGGGCTCATCGGCCTGGCCGGACCGGTCATCGGCCTGCTCTTCGAACGCGGCGCGTTCACGCCCGAGGCGGTCACGGCCACGGCCAACGCCCTGGTGGCCTATTCCGTGGGGTTGCCGTTCATCGCCCTGTCGCGCCCGCTGGTGGCCGGGTTTTATGCCCTGGAGGACACCCGCACCCCGGTCAAGATCGCGGTCCTCTGCCTGGTGGCCAACATCGGCCTGGGCCTGTTGCTCATGCAGTCCCTGGCCCACGTGGGACTGGCCCTGGCCGTGAGCGCGTCCTCCCTGCTCAATTTCTGCCTGCTGTACGTGCTGCTGAGCCGCAAGCGCGGCTCGTCACCCCTGCCCGCGTGGGCCGCCCTGCGCATGCTGCTGCTGTCCGCGCTCATAGGCGGGGGCGCGTATATCAGCGCAGGCTGGCGGCCGTGGTGGGTGCTGCTCATCCCGGCCTGGGTCGCGGTCTATATGTTGCTGTCTCTGGCCCTGGGGTTGAAGGAGGCCCGCCTGTTCGTGGACATGTTCCGCTCCAGGGTGCGACGCAAACTGTCGGGCACCAAATGA
- a CDS encoding C-GCAxxG-C-C family protein — MASDFVKDRLLELFGDNKFLCAESVVQVIAEAGGRESRDAVRAATGFCSGLSRTCGQCGAVSGAVMGIGLYAGRSKAGEDHEACYALVQELLDRFDGQYGSINCFELIQCDFTDPDDKARYRRDNLRRDCYRMAVFAAETALSILREHGYLPDEAGRDKSGLAS; from the coding sequence ATGGCGAGCGATTTCGTGAAGGACCGGCTGCTGGAGCTGTTCGGGGATAATAAATTTCTGTGCGCCGAGTCCGTGGTCCAGGTCATTGCCGAGGCGGGCGGGCGCGAGAGCCGGGACGCGGTCCGCGCGGCCACGGGCTTTTGCAGCGGCCTGTCGCGGACCTGCGGCCAGTGCGGGGCCGTGTCCGGCGCGGTCATGGGCATCGGCCTGTACGCCGGGCGGAGCAAGGCCGGGGAGGACCACGAGGCGTGTTACGCCCTGGTCCAGGAACTGCTGGACCGCTTCGACGGCCAATACGGGTCCATCAACTGCTTCGAACTGATCCAGTGCGATTTCACCGACCCGGACGACAAGGCGCGCTACCGCCGGGACAACCTGCGCCGCGACTGCTACCGCATGGCCGTGTTCGCCGCCGAGACCGCCCTTTCCATTCTCCGGGAACACGGCTACCTTCCGGATGAGGCGGGCCGGGACAAGTCCGGTCTCGCTTCGTAA
- a CDS encoding AAA family ATPase — MITKIIIDNFMAHEHTELALGPGVTILTGSNNTGKSAVVEALRCLATNPARSPNPALYIRHGAKEARVEVEVDDGTRVAWVRTKRWAKYEVWAPGAEEPEEYHKLQGRVPEDVAKILRLDQVELETRKDSVDVHLGNQRDPVFLLNQPDSVMAEFFAASTESAHLLAMQNALKIRVRDAKREERGLDEQAGRIGSDLDRLVPLPDITLRMDEAENLERAATALEQAIPALEAGLAEHRTLIAALDRERAASAVLEAIQPPPSVQDVDRLKQYIASMGTVSAQRDRATRTAGALAGLDTPPEAADTGPLRHLLRDLALTGATLHRASIHQTALAGLTTPPDREDTARLAGMVDELYVLRTRNKRLTRLEAALGKIAEPPVPVPLVGLGGTVTELAGLTNKISARRAELDGLETDLRSVVVAMDERIRAVGCCPVCGGDLTTDSFLDHGCGHDT, encoded by the coding sequence ATGATTACTAAAATCATTATCGATAACTTCATGGCGCACGAGCACACCGAGCTTGCGCTCGGCCCTGGCGTGACCATCCTGACCGGCTCCAACAACACCGGCAAGTCCGCCGTGGTCGAGGCCCTGCGTTGCCTGGCCACCAACCCGGCGCGCAGCCCGAACCCGGCCCTGTACATCCGCCACGGGGCCAAGGAGGCGCGCGTGGAGGTGGAGGTGGACGACGGCACCCGCGTGGCCTGGGTGCGCACCAAACGGTGGGCCAAATACGAAGTCTGGGCACCGGGCGCCGAGGAGCCCGAGGAGTACCACAAGCTCCAGGGCAGGGTGCCCGAGGACGTGGCCAAGATCCTGCGCCTGGACCAGGTGGAGCTTGAAACGCGCAAGGACTCCGTGGACGTGCACCTGGGCAACCAGCGCGATCCGGTCTTCCTGCTCAACCAGCCCGATTCGGTCATGGCCGAATTTTTCGCCGCGTCCACCGAGTCCGCCCACCTGCTGGCCATGCAGAACGCCCTCAAGATACGCGTACGCGACGCCAAGCGCGAGGAGCGCGGCCTGGACGAGCAGGCCGGCCGCATCGGCTCGGACCTGGACCGCCTCGTCCCGCTGCCGGACATCACTCTGCGCATGGACGAGGCCGAGAACCTGGAGCGCGCCGCCACCGCATTGGAACAGGCCATCCCGGCCCTGGAAGCGGGATTGGCGGAGCATCGCACCCTGATCGCCGCCCTCGATCGCGAGCGGGCCGCGAGCGCGGTCCTGGAGGCGATCCAACCTCCCCCGTCGGTCCAGGACGTGGACCGGCTCAAGCAGTACATCGCGTCCATGGGCACGGTCTCGGCCCAGCGCGACCGGGCGACCCGCACCGCCGGCGCTCTGGCCGGGCTCGACACCCCGCCCGAAGCGGCGGACACCGGCCCCCTGCGCCATCTCCTGCGCGACCTGGCCCTGACCGGGGCGACCCTGCACCGGGCCTCGATCCATCAGACGGCCCTGGCCGGGCTGACCACCCCCCCGGACCGGGAGGACACCGCGCGGCTGGCCGGGATGGTGGACGAACTGTACGTCCTGCGCACCCGCAACAAGCGGCTGACCCGCCTGGAAGCGGCCTTGGGGAAGATTGCGGAACCGCCCGTGCCCGTCCCCCTGGTCGGCCTGGGCGGCACGGTCACTGAACTGGCCGGATTAACGAATAAAATTTCTGCGCGCCGGGCCGAGCTGGACGGCCTGGAGACGGACTTGCGGTCCGTTGTGGTCGCCATGGACGAGCGCATCCGGGCCGTCGGCTGCTGCCCGGTCTGCGGCGGCGACCTGACCACCGACTCCTTCCTGGACCACGGGTGCGGACATGACACTTGA
- a CDS encoding metallophosphoesterase family protein: MTLEHIKANGLFLVADPHLADHPPGQRLEGYLDQIMAKLAACLARADELGMALVLLGDLFHWPRDNSNRMLVELIRLFGGRTGDQTVFVLVGNHDKYQSRFTDDVSLAVLETAGAVRLMKELGPQFVLDTPDGAVLVGASPDGAPLPKAYEHEEGDPDTVVWLTHHNIRFPEFIDKAYSIKELPGIDWVVNGHIHRPQPTVTKGGTTWANPGNITRLTFTRRSMVREPAAAVWTPGCTELEPWVVPYLPFDQVFPDQDLPPEEQEAEGESNFIKGLERLAWQRTHEGTGLKQFLTENLSTETPEGKLIWELYEEVVNGE; the protein is encoded by the coding sequence ATGACACTTGAGCATATCAAGGCGAACGGCCTGTTCCTGGTGGCCGACCCGCACCTGGCCGACCATCCGCCGGGCCAGCGGCTGGAGGGGTATCTGGACCAGATCATGGCCAAGCTCGCCGCCTGCCTTGCCCGGGCCGACGAACTCGGCATGGCCCTCGTCCTGCTCGGCGACCTCTTCCACTGGCCGCGCGACAACTCCAACCGCATGCTCGTGGAACTCATCCGCCTGTTCGGCGGCCGCACCGGCGATCAAACCGTGTTTGTGCTGGTGGGCAACCACGACAAGTACCAGTCGCGCTTCACGGACGACGTGTCCCTGGCCGTGCTCGAAACCGCGGGCGCGGTCCGGCTGATGAAGGAACTCGGCCCGCAGTTCGTCCTGGACACCCCGGACGGCGCGGTCCTGGTCGGGGCCAGCCCGGACGGCGCGCCCCTGCCCAAGGCCTACGAGCACGAAGAGGGCGACCCGGACACCGTGGTCTGGCTGACCCATCACAACATCCGCTTCCCGGAGTTCATCGACAAGGCCTACTCCATCAAGGAACTGCCGGGCATCGACTGGGTCGTCAACGGCCACATCCACCGGCCCCAGCCCACGGTGACCAAGGGCGGGACCACCTGGGCCAACCCCGGCAACATTACCCGCCTGACCTTCACCCGGCGGTCCATGGTCCGCGAACCCGCAGCCGCCGTCTGGACGCCCGGCTGCACGGAGCTGGAACCATGGGTGGTCCCGTACCTGCCCTTCGACCAGGTCTTCCCGGACCAAGACCTGCCCCCCGAGGAGCAGGAGGCCGAGGGCGAATCGAATTTCATCAAGGGGCTGGAACGGCTGGCCTGGCAACGTACCCACGAGGGCACGGGCCTGAAGCAGTTTCTGACCGAAAACCTGAGCACCGAAACCCCGGAAGGCAAGCTCATCTGGGAACTCTACGAGGAGGTCGTCAACGGTGAATAG
- a CDS encoding tRNA1(Val) (adenine(37)-N6)-methyltransferase: MNGVDTRTILDRRAYFPRGLVQPESGYRFSLDSLLLASFANVTRGQRGVDLGCGCGVIGLALLLRQPGLRLTGIELNPHAVAAAEENAVNLHLTDKLTIRQGDVADWRPDGVVDFVVANPPYRKLGKGRASAEADRRNARFEGTGTFAAFARCAAVALKTRGRFAFVHLPERLPEIMTDLAEAGLTPKRLRMVHGKTDQEARMVLMETVKAAGHGLRVEPPLILHEGTGKKTRLSGQALEFCPFLACNPKGDEEEET; the protein is encoded by the coding sequence ATGAACGGCGTGGACACCAGGACGATCCTCGACCGACGCGCCTATTTCCCGCGCGGCCTGGTCCAGCCCGAGAGCGGCTACCGCTTCTCCCTGGACTCCCTGCTCCTGGCCTCCTTCGCCAACGTGACCAGGGGCCAGAGGGGCGTGGACCTGGGCTGCGGCTGCGGCGTGATCGGCCTGGCCCTGCTCCTTCGTCAGCCTGGGCTCCGCCTGACCGGAATCGAACTGAATCCCCATGCCGTGGCGGCTGCCGAGGAAAACGCGGTCAATTTGCATCTTACCGATAAGTTGACGATAAGACAGGGCGACGTGGCCGACTGGCGGCCCGATGGGGTGGTCGATTTCGTGGTCGCCAACCCCCCCTACCGCAAACTCGGCAAGGGCCGGGCGAGCGCGGAAGCGGACCGGAGAAACGCCCGCTTCGAGGGGACCGGGACCTTTGCCGCCTTTGCCCGGTGCGCGGCCGTGGCCCTCAAGACGCGGGGCCGGTTCGCCTTCGTGCACCTGCCAGAGCGGCTGCCCGAGATCATGACCGACCTCGCCGAGGCCGGGCTGACCCCCAAGCGTCTGCGCATGGTCCACGGCAAGACGGACCAGGAGGCCCGCATGGTGCTCATGGAGACGGTCAAGGCGGCCGGGCACGGCCTTCGCGTGGAGCCGCCGCTGATTCTGCACGAGGGGACGGGAAAGAAGACCCGCCTGAGCGGGCAGGCCCTGGAGTTCTGTCCGTTTCTGGCCTGCAACCCCAAAGGGGACGAAGAAGAGGAGACATAG